The genomic region ATTGTCCATGCTAATGACTGGCATAGTGTTCCAGGAATTGTAGGTTTAAAATCTGTTTATGATATGAAGGGATCAAGGGATTATGTAGGCTTCTATTATCAAATACATTTATTGTCTAGACACTATTATCCTATTGAACACCTAACCTATATGATAGGAGTAGATCCGAATAAGGAGGTTCGAGGCATTTATGGATGGAAAACGTTCAGGGAATACTATGAGTTATCACATGGATATGCTGATAGATTGGGGGGATTACTCAGTGATAAAACACTCACGGTTAGTCGAGAATATATAAAGGAAGTAGTTAAGAGAATAGGATGGGATCTAATAGAACATGTTGACTATATACCTAATGCTACTACTTGGAAAACAGAGGAAATAATAAATAATGTTCTAAAAATACATGAGACGCTTAAAACATATATTAGAGAACTCAACGACATCATATCGAATCGTATCAATATTAGAAAGTATTTCTTACTTGAAGGCTTAAGCAAAATGAGTAGTGAAGAACCGGTTATTGATGATAAAGACTTCAAAGCATTCATAGATAAACTAGATGTTCCCCCATTTATAGGTGGAGGCAAAATAGTTCCTTTCAAAGAAGAGGGGCCACTAGCTATTATTACTGGTAGACTGGCTAGACAAAAGGGTATACATGTATTTCTCAAAGCTGTTGAGGAAATAATTTATCGTGTACCAGAAGCAAAATTTATATTACTACTCTTGCCTGTTTGGGGCGAGAAAAGATTAGCTGAAGAACTAATAGAGTATACTATAACTATGCCTGATAATATTAGAGTAGTTTTCGGAAGAACTAAGAGCATATATCAGTTAGCTCACCTCGCAACAGATATAATGATTGCTCCAAGCATATATGAACCATTTGGGTTAATGGCTCTTGAAGCAATGTCTGCAGGTGCACCTGTAGTTGCTAGTAAGACTGGGGGATTAGCTGAAACAGTTATAGATATTATCATGAATGGTGTTACGGGTACAGGATTACATGTTATCCCCGGAGATCCAGATGATCTTGCTGATAAAACAAGTGATCTCCTATTATTCATGGAGACAAGTAACTATGAAGCATGGAGTCGTGAATGGAAAAGAGTTTTGGAGAGAATAAATAATAAAGCACTAGTTGAAATATTATTATCGAATCCTAAAGCGCCAGAACTTGTTAGAAGATCAAGTATTAGAAGAGCCATGAGCTATACATGGGATAAATCAGCTGAAAAAGCTTTGAAAATATATATGGGAGCTAAAAATGATCTTCAAAAGATTTAAAGGTATAAGAATCGAGAGAGAGCAATGGCTTAAATCAATACCCGTACGTGTAGTTGAGGACTACACAGAAGATGATAATGGTATAGTTACAATTCTCGTCGAGCTCGAATATAGAGGTTTAATCGGTAAAATAATTAAGGCGATCTCAATTACTCCACCGCCAAAATATAAACGAATAGTACTTGATAAGATAGGATCTGTTGTGTGGAAAATGTGTGACGGAAAACATACTGTAG from Staphylothermus marinus F1 harbors:
- a CDS encoding glycogen/starch synthase encodes the protein MKIWLLTFESTYTRKVGGLAEVPPRLGTALKNKGHDVTIIVPSHGFIKEHSKELEFIKKYRIRNRTIEIYMYSKPPVEHIIIGGDILEESEVYASEYLLEKIILWSIGLKLYAEYLLNNEGIIPDIVHANDWHSVPGIVGLKSVYDMKGSRDYVGFYYQIHLLSRHYYPIEHLTYMIGVDPNKEVRGIYGWKTFREYYELSHGYADRLGGLLSDKTLTVSREYIKEVVKRIGWDLIEHVDYIPNATTWKTEEIINNVLKIHETLKTYIRELNDIISNRINIRKYFLLEGLSKMSSEEPVIDDKDFKAFIDKLDVPPFIGGGKIVPFKEEGPLAIITGRLARQKGIHVFLKAVEEIIYRVPEAKFILLLLPVWGEKRLAEELIEYTITMPDNIRVVFGRTKSIYQLAHLATDIMIAPSIYEPFGLMALEAMSAGAPVVASKTGGLAETVIDIIMNGVTGTGLHVIPGDPDDLADKTSDLLLFMETSNYEAWSREWKRVLERINNKALVEILLSNPKAPELVRRSSIRRAMSYTWDKSAEKALKIYMGAKNDLQKI
- a CDS encoding PqqD family protein — translated: MIFKRFKGIRIEREQWLKSIPVRVVEDYTEDDNGIVTILVELEYRGLIGKIIKAISITPPPKYKRIVLDKIGSVVWKMCDGKHTVEDIIKKLMSITGLSRRNVELAVYHYIKTLVMKGLIELKIPEK